One window of the Niallia circulans genome contains the following:
- a CDS encoding lipoate--protein ligase family protein, with protein sequence MVKETWRFIDSGNHSPSFNMALDEALLEWHSKGVFPPVIRFYGWNPATLSIGYFQKVEKEIDLDAVKELGLGFVRRPTGGRGVLHEHELTYSVIVSEEHPNMPKTVTEAYRVISEGILKGFHFLDLDAYFAVPKTEEQRNNLKSPRSAVCFDAPSWYELVVEGRKVAGSAQTRQQGVILQHGSILLDLDEDKLFRLFKYPNERVKERMQKAFKSKAVAINELTTRNITIEMAKEAFKKGFEEGLQIQLENYQLTDEEVEYVEKIAKEKYENDEWNFRR encoded by the coding sequence ATGGTAAAAGAAACATGGAGATTTATTGATTCAGGCAATCATTCTCCTTCTTTTAATATGGCATTAGACGAAGCTTTATTAGAATGGCATTCTAAAGGAGTTTTTCCGCCGGTTATCCGTTTTTATGGCTGGAATCCTGCTACTTTATCTATTGGATATTTTCAGAAGGTAGAGAAAGAAATTGATTTAGACGCAGTGAAAGAATTGGGACTTGGATTTGTTAGAAGACCGACAGGCGGAAGAGGTGTACTGCATGAACACGAATTAACATATAGTGTTATTGTTTCAGAAGAGCATCCTAATATGCCTAAAACAGTTACAGAAGCATATCGTGTAATTTCGGAAGGCATTTTAAAAGGTTTTCATTTTTTAGATTTGGATGCCTATTTTGCAGTGCCGAAAACAGAAGAGCAGCGAAATAATTTAAAAAGCCCAAGGTCCGCAGTATGCTTTGATGCTCCTAGCTGGTATGAATTAGTTGTGGAAGGCAGAAAAGTTGCTGGAAGTGCACAGACAAGACAGCAAGGTGTAATTTTGCAGCATGGTTCCATTTTACTTGATTTAGATGAGGATAAATTATTCCGTTTATTTAAGTATCCAAATGAGCGTGTTAAAGAGAGAATGCAAAAAGCATTTAAGAGCAAAGCAGTGGCAATTAATGAGTTAACCACAAGAAATATTACCATTGAAATGGCGAAAGAGGCCTTTAAAAAAGGGTTTGAAGAAGGGCTGCAAATTCAATTAGAAAACTATCAACTAACAGATGAAGAAGTAGAATATGTTGAAAAAATTGCCAAAGAAAAATATGAAAACGATGAATGGAACTTTAGACGATAA
- a CDS encoding rhodanese-like domain-containing protein has protein sequence MIYTLLIILVAFLVYSLVMWLYQRRIVKTVNQDEFRQGYRKAQLIDVREPNEYEAGHVLGARNIPLSQLKMRKSEIRPDKPVYLYCQNGMRSGRAAQFLYRKGYKDLTQLEGGFKKWTGKIKAKK, from the coding sequence ATGATTTATACTCTTCTCATCATTTTAGTCGCATTCCTTGTATATTCATTAGTGATGTGGCTGTATCAACGCCGAATTGTTAAAACTGTTAACCAAGATGAATTTCGTCAAGGCTACAGAAAAGCACAATTAATTGATGTACGTGAACCGAACGAATATGAGGCAGGACATGTACTTGGCGCAAGAAATATTCCACTATCACAGCTAAAGATGAGAAAAAGTGAAATCCGTCCTGATAAACCAGTATATCTATACTGTCAAAATGGGATGAGAAGCGGCAGAGCTGCTCAATTTCTATATCGTAAAGGGTACAAGGATTTAACCCAATTAGAAGGCGGATTTAAAAAGTGGACAGGGAAAATTAAAGCAAAAAAATAA
- the gcvPB gene encoding aminomethyl-transferring glycine dehydrogenase subunit GcvPB, giving the protein MSNKNQPLIFESSTPGRIGYSLPEMDIPAADLTELLPNDYIREENPELPEVSELDIMRHYTALSKRNHGLDSGFYPLGSCTMKYNPKINENVARFNGFAHIHPLQEVSAVQGALELMYDLQQHLVEITGMDEVTLQPAAGAHGEWTGLMLIRAYHEANGDMHRTKVIVPDSAHGTNPASATVAGLETITVKSNEHGLVDLEDLKRVVGEDTAALMLTNPNTLGLFEENILEMAEIVHNAGGKLYYDGANLNAVLSKARPGDMGFDVVHLNLHKTFTGPHGGGGPGSGPVGVKADLIPFLPKPVLTKVGEEFVLDYNRPQSIGRVKPFYGNFGINVRAYTYIRSMGPDGLKAVTENAVLNANYMMRRLAEYYDLPFDRHCKHEFVLSGRRQKKLGVRTLDIAKRLLDFGYHPPTIYFPLNVEECIMIEPTETESKETLDSFIDAMIQIAKEAEETPEIVQEAPHTTVIGRLDETLAARKPVLRYTK; this is encoded by the coding sequence ATGTCTAATAAAAATCAACCTCTTATCTTTGAAAGCAGTACACCAGGCAGAATTGGCTATAGTTTGCCAGAAATGGATATTCCAGCAGCAGATCTTACGGAATTGCTGCCGAATGATTATATAAGAGAAGAAAATCCAGAACTACCAGAGGTCTCTGAATTAGATATTATGCGTCATTATACTGCATTATCCAAACGAAATCATGGCTTGGATTCTGGTTTTTACCCATTAGGTTCTTGTACGATGAAATATAATCCAAAAATAAATGAAAATGTGGCAAGATTTAATGGGTTTGCCCATATTCATCCGCTCCAAGAAGTGTCAGCTGTACAAGGGGCTCTTGAGTTAATGTATGATTTACAACAGCATCTCGTCGAAATCACAGGGATGGATGAAGTAACCTTGCAGCCGGCTGCAGGTGCACATGGCGAATGGACGGGTTTAATGCTGATTAGAGCATACCATGAAGCCAATGGAGATATGCATCGTACAAAGGTAATTGTTCCCGATTCTGCGCATGGAACCAATCCTGCTTCGGCAACTGTTGCTGGCTTAGAAACAATAACGGTTAAATCTAACGAACATGGACTTGTTGATCTAGAGGATTTAAAACGAGTAGTAGGAGAAGATACTGCAGCATTAATGTTAACAAATCCTAATACTTTAGGTCTATTTGAAGAAAATATTCTAGAAATGGCGGAAATAGTCCATAATGCCGGTGGGAAATTATATTATGATGGCGCTAATTTAAACGCTGTTCTTTCTAAAGCCAGACCTGGAGATATGGGCTTTGATGTTGTTCATTTAAATTTGCATAAGACATTTACAGGACCACATGGCGGCGGTGGACCGGGTTCAGGACCGGTAGGAGTGAAAGCTGATTTAATTCCATTCTTGCCAAAGCCAGTATTGACTAAAGTAGGGGAAGAATTTGTATTAGATTACAATAGACCTCAATCGATCGGCAGAGTTAAGCCATTTTATGGTAATTTTGGGATTAATGTCCGTGCTTACACTTATATCCGTTCTATGGGACCAGATGGCTTAAAAGCGGTCACAGAAAATGCTGTATTAAATGCAAACTACATGATGCGTCGTTTGGCTGAATATTACGATTTACCATTTGATCGTCATTGTAAACATGAATTTGTATTAAGCGGAAGACGACAAAAGAAGCTAGGTGTCAGAACACTTGATATAGCCAAAAGGCTTCTGGATTTTGGCTATCATCCACCTACTATCTATTTTCCGCTTAATGTAGAGGAGTGTATAATGATTGAGCCGACTGAGACCGAGTCAAAAGAGACATTAGACAGCTTTATCGATGCAATGATCCAAATTGCAAAAGAGGCAGAAGAAACACCGGAAATCGTTCAGGAGGCTCCACATACAACGGTGATCGGTCGCTTGGACGAAACATTAGCAGCGAGAAAACCTGTTTTACGCTATACAAAGTAA
- the gcvPA gene encoding aminomethyl-transferring glycine dehydrogenase subunit GcvPA, translated as MKHRYLPMTEQDQKEMLAAIGVSSVEDLFSDIPEKVRFQGNYSIKRAKSESALLKELTKLAQKNADAKANVSFLGAGVYDHYSPVIVDHVLSRSEFYTAYTPYQPEISQGELQAIFEFQTMICELTGMDVANSSMYDGATALAEAGMLSAGTTKRKKILLSSAVHPEAKEVVKTYAKGQYIEVQEIPHKDGITDIEALEDMVDDTVAAVMIQYPNFFGRVEPLKDLEAIIHAHKSLFVVSSNPLALGALTPPGNFQADIVVGDAQPFGIPMGFGGPHCGYFAVTSKLMRKVPGRLVGQTVDDNGQRGFVLTLQAREQHIRRDKATSNICSNQALNALAASVAMTALGKHGVKEMAIANIQKAHYAKTKLKEAGFEIVYEGPSFNEFIIKCNSSISAVNRALLEKGMIGGYDLGRDFKQLENHMLIAVTELRTKEEIDEFVAEMEDYHV; from the coding sequence ATGAAGCATCGTTATTTACCGATGACGGAACAGGATCAAAAGGAAATGCTAGCGGCAATAGGAGTAAGTTCAGTAGAAGATTTATTTTCAGATATACCAGAAAAAGTGCGTTTTCAAGGAAACTATTCGATTAAACGCGCAAAAAGTGAATCAGCTTTATTGAAAGAATTAACAAAACTTGCCCAAAAGAATGCTGATGCAAAAGCGAATGTTTCTTTTTTAGGTGCAGGAGTTTATGATCACTATTCGCCTGTTATTGTCGATCATGTTTTATCACGATCTGAATTTTATACAGCCTATACTCCATATCAACCAGAAATTTCTCAAGGGGAATTACAGGCTATTTTCGAATTTCAGACAATGATATGTGAACTGACGGGAATGGACGTAGCAAACTCTTCTATGTACGATGGAGCAACGGCATTAGCAGAAGCAGGAATGTTAAGTGCCGGTACGACGAAACGGAAGAAAATTCTTCTCTCAAGTGCTGTCCACCCTGAAGCAAAAGAAGTAGTGAAAACCTATGCAAAGGGACAGTATATTGAAGTTCAAGAAATTCCTCATAAAGACGGGATAACAGATATAGAGGCATTAGAGGATATGGTAGATGATACAGTTGCAGCTGTTATGATTCAATATCCGAACTTTTTTGGAAGAGTTGAGCCGCTTAAGGACTTAGAAGCAATTATTCATGCCCATAAATCATTATTTGTTGTATCTAGTAATCCATTAGCTTTAGGGGCGTTGACACCACCAGGAAATTTTCAGGCAGATATTGTCGTGGGGGATGCGCAACCTTTTGGAATTCCAATGGGCTTTGGAGGTCCGCACTGTGGTTATTTTGCGGTAACGTCAAAATTAATGCGTAAAGTGCCTGGGCGTTTAGTGGGGCAAACTGTAGATGACAATGGTCAAAGAGGTTTTGTGTTAACTCTGCAGGCGCGAGAACAACATATTCGCCGTGACAAGGCAACTTCTAATATATGCTCGAACCAAGCACTTAATGCATTAGCTGCTTCCGTTGCTATGACCGCACTTGGAAAACATGGCGTGAAGGAAATGGCGATTGCTAATATCCAGAAAGCCCATTATGCTAAAACCAAATTAAAAGAAGCAGGATTTGAAATAGTGTATGAGGGACCATCCTTTAATGAGTTTATTATTAAATGTAATTCCTCTATTTCGGCAGTAAACCGAGCGTTATTAGAAAAAGGTATGATTGGTGGCTATGATTTAGGAAGAGACTTCAAACAATTAGAAAATCATATGCTCATTGCCGTAACCGAATTGCGTACAAAAGAAGAAATAGATGAATTCGTTGCAGAAATGGAGGATTATCATGTCTAA
- the gcvT gene encoding glycine cleavage system aminomethyltransferase GcvT, whose translation MTLLKQTPLYEVYKQYGGKTIDFGGWDLPVQFSGIKQEHEAVRTKAGLFDVSHMGEIEVKGNDSLAFLQKILTNDIEKIKNGAAQYSAMCYENGGTVDDLLTYKLADNHYLLVVNASNIEKDFEWLQKHASGDVILSNLSEDFAQLALQGPLAEEVLRKINPSIDSSIKYFHFQNKVNIAGKEVLLSRTGYTGEDGFEIYCQSEDAIDLWREILTTGEPLGVLPCGLGARDTLRFEATLALYGQELSADISPLEAGIGFAVKVNKEADFIGKAALTKQKEEGLIRKLAGIEMVDRGIPRHGYKVYANGLCIGEVTTGTQSPTLKKNIGLALIQSDYTAIDTEVEVEIRGKYLKAKVTKIPFYKRK comes from the coding sequence TTGACTTTATTAAAGCAAACACCGTTATACGAGGTGTATAAACAGTATGGCGGAAAGACAATCGATTTCGGAGGCTGGGATTTACCTGTACAATTTTCTGGCATAAAACAGGAGCATGAGGCTGTTCGTACAAAAGCAGGCTTATTTGATGTTTCTCATATGGGGGAAATCGAGGTTAAAGGGAACGATAGTTTAGCTTTTCTGCAAAAAATTCTTACGAATGATATTGAAAAAATCAAAAATGGTGCTGCTCAATATTCAGCAATGTGCTATGAAAATGGTGGCACTGTGGATGATTTATTAACATATAAGCTAGCGGATAACCACTATTTATTAGTTGTAAATGCATCCAATATTGAAAAGGATTTCGAATGGTTACAAAAGCATGCAAGTGGGGATGTAATCTTAAGTAATTTATCAGAAGATTTTGCTCAATTAGCACTGCAAGGTCCATTAGCAGAAGAGGTTCTAAGGAAAATAAACCCTTCTATTGATTCTTCTATTAAATATTTTCACTTTCAGAACAAGGTGAATATAGCAGGTAAAGAAGTTCTTTTATCCCGTACTGGCTACACAGGTGAAGATGGATTTGAAATATATTGCCAAAGTGAAGATGCTATTGACTTATGGAGAGAAATTTTGACAACAGGAGAGCCGCTAGGTGTACTTCCTTGTGGGTTAGGTGCAAGGGATACGTTGCGCTTTGAAGCAACACTCGCCTTATATGGGCAAGAATTATCAGCAGATATCTCTCCTTTAGAAGCTGGAATTGGCTTTGCTGTTAAAGTAAATAAAGAAGCAGATTTTATTGGAAAAGCAGCTTTAACGAAGCAAAAAGAAGAAGGACTGATTAGAAAATTAGCCGGTATCGAAATGGTAGATAGAGGAATACCGAGACATGGCTATAAAGTATATGCAAATGGATTATGTATTGGGGAAGTAACTACTGGTACACAATCACCAACCTTAAAGAAAAACATTGGTCTTGCATTAATTCAAAGTGATTATACAGCAATAGATACAGAAGTAGAAGTAGAAATTAGAGGAAAGTATTTAAAGGCAAAAGTAACCAAAATTCCTTTTTATAAACGAAAGTAA
- a CDS encoding DEAD/DEAH box helicase — MTLQINFDDSWNNQLLKRISDDGPWANWELYKLAVEVEQHNIIPEFEGLQAPKYLSDLSPLPHQLEVAKKVIEDMNGKAILADEVGLGKTIEAGLILKEYMIRGLVKKVLILVPASLVTQWAYELNSKFYIPAMVQRKSYVWEQCDIVVSSIDTAKRQPHRDIINNLDYDLVIIDEAHKLKNNKTKNYEFVQNLKKKFCLLLTATPIQNRISEIFNLVSLLKPGHLGSESSFYEKYKKDARSIDDDENLKALVNKVMIRNRRHDTGIEWTKRIVEAVPIEFTKEERALYEGLVDLKTETNLSSNIENSRSPFSMITLQREACSSREAVYYTLQNMVRKVENPTPQFQQRIQELIKKVEAVQQNSKANKALELIKKINDKVIIFTEYRATQLYLQWFLKQHGITSVPFRGGFKRGKKDWMRDLFQNHAQVLIATEAGGEGINLQFCHHIINFDLPWNPMRLEQRIGRIHRLGQKEDVKIYNFAVKDTVEDHILKLLYEKIHLFEKVIGELDDILTKLDFGNMDDYMIDIFSHSKSEGEMKIKMDNLTSMIEFAQSMKEDQPYEAAGNSSIS, encoded by the coding sequence ATGACGCTCCAAATCAATTTTGATGATTCGTGGAATAATCAGCTATTAAAGCGAATTTCAGATGATGGCCCATGGGCCAATTGGGAACTATATAAGCTAGCAGTAGAAGTGGAACAACATAATATCATACCAGAATTCGAAGGTCTCCAAGCCCCTAAATACCTATCAGACCTTTCTCCATTACCTCACCAGCTGGAGGTTGCGAAAAAAGTAATAGAAGATATGAATGGAAAAGCTATTTTGGCAGATGAAGTAGGTCTTGGAAAAACGATTGAAGCAGGATTGATACTAAAAGAATACATGATTCGTGGTTTAGTAAAAAAAGTGCTTATTTTAGTTCCTGCCTCTCTAGTCACACAATGGGCGTATGAGTTAAATAGCAAATTTTATATTCCTGCAATGGTTCAGCGCAAAAGCTATGTTTGGGAGCAATGCGACATTGTCGTGTCTTCTATTGATACAGCAAAAAGACAGCCTCATCGTGATATTATAAACAATCTGGACTATGATTTGGTGATTATTGACGAGGCCCATAAACTAAAAAACAATAAAACAAAAAACTATGAGTTTGTCCAAAATTTAAAAAAGAAATTTTGTTTGCTATTAACAGCTACCCCTATCCAAAATAGAATTAGCGAAATTTTTAATTTAGTATCTTTATTAAAACCAGGTCATCTAGGAAGTGAATCATCTTTCTATGAAAAATATAAAAAAGATGCTCGCTCCATTGATGACGATGAAAATCTAAAAGCATTGGTTAATAAAGTCATGATCAGAAACAGACGCCATGATACAGGGATTGAATGGACCAAAAGAATTGTTGAAGCCGTTCCTATTGAATTTACGAAAGAAGAAAGAGCATTGTATGAAGGACTGGTAGATTTAAAAACAGAAACCAATCTTTCTAGCAACATCGAAAATTCCCGCAGTCCTTTTTCGATGATTACATTACAAAGAGAGGCATGCTCCAGCAGGGAAGCAGTATATTATACACTGCAAAACATGGTGAGAAAAGTGGAAAATCCAACACCACAATTCCAACAAAGAATACAAGAACTAATAAAAAAAGTCGAAGCAGTTCAGCAAAACTCAAAGGCAAACAAGGCACTAGAGCTTATTAAGAAGATAAATGATAAAGTAATCATCTTTACCGAATATAGGGCTACGCAACTTTATTTACAATGGTTTTTGAAGCAGCACGGTATTACATCTGTTCCATTTCGCGGCGGCTTTAAACGAGGCAAAAAGGATTGGATGCGAGATCTCTTCCAGAATCATGCACAAGTATTAATTGCCACAGAGGCCGGCGGTGAAGGTATCAACCTCCAATTTTGTCATCATATTATAAACTTTGATTTACCATGGAATCCAATGAGATTGGAGCAAAGAATTGGCCGGATTCATCGACTTGGTCAAAAAGAAGATGTGAAGATTTATAATTTTGCCGTAAAAGACACAGTGGAAGATCATATTTTAAAATTACTTTATGAAAAAATCCATCTTTTTGAAAAAGTTATTGGCGAGCTAGATGATATTTTGACGAAATTGGATTTTGGCAATATGGATGATTATATGATTGATATTTTCTCCCACTCTAAATCTGAAGGAGAAATGAAAATCAAAATGGATAATTTAACAAGCATGATTGAATTCGCACAAAGTATGAAGGAGGATCAGCCGTATGAAGCAGCAGGAAATTCATCAATTTCTTGA
- a CDS encoding YqhG family protein encodes MKQQEIHQFLERFFIANDCEIVENKPGYLIVQLTIEMDKELMNRPFYWHYLEKTGGVPNPASLTLITDPKLAPEDLKGELIHFGSPRLHQLFASAKNLSKYIRLYENKITHGKQQTALQPWLALNVKISYQCDRKRDVFQSIGLQLINGQIATDFQAKVEKMNLSAKIPDYAFTLSPLIMPISGITRIENMIKQSLLAEDHTWADEAKKRWKKDLDLLEHFYEDMEGMEEGQETLETERLALQEQYEPKINISIINGGLFYLASEAVS; translated from the coding sequence ATGAAGCAGCAGGAAATTCATCAATTTCTTGAACGATTTTTCATCGCAAATGATTGTGAGATAGTGGAGAATAAACCTGGTTATCTCATTGTCCAATTAACAATTGAAATGGACAAGGAGTTAATGAATCGACCGTTTTATTGGCATTATCTTGAAAAGACTGGTGGTGTTCCGAATCCTGCCAGTCTTACCCTCATTACTGATCCAAAGCTGGCACCAGAGGATTTGAAGGGTGAACTGATTCACTTTGGGTCTCCCCGTCTTCATCAACTTTTTGCTTCTGCAAAAAACTTATCGAAGTATATTCGTTTATATGAAAATAAGATAACACACGGAAAGCAGCAAACCGCTTTACAACCATGGCTTGCACTTAATGTGAAAATTTCGTATCAATGTGACAGAAAACGAGATGTATTTCAATCGATTGGACTGCAGCTTATCAATGGTCAAATCGCAACAGATTTCCAAGCAAAAGTAGAGAAAATGAACCTTTCTGCCAAAATTCCTGATTATGCGTTCACACTTTCTCCCTTAATCATGCCAATAAGTGGGATAACAAGAATTGAGAATATGATAAAGCAATCTTTATTAGCAGAAGATCATACATGGGCAGATGAAGCAAAAAAAAGGTGGAAAAAGGATTTAGACTTGCTAGAGCATTTTTATGAAGATATGGAAGGCATGGAGGAAGGACAAGAAACCTTGGAGACGGAAAGATTAGCTCTACAGGAGCAGTACGAACCAAAGATTAATATTTCGATTATTAATGGCGGACTTTTTTATTTAGCTTCAGAAGCTGTTTCGTAA
- a CDS encoding YqzE family protein produces the protein MNTNDYVKYLTQTFVQYMDQPKEERKKLKAERKGLKEPFMLRWFGILPYLILFSFKRRKLKK, from the coding sequence ATGAATACCAATGATTATGTGAAGTATTTAACCCAAACATTTGTCCAGTACATGGATCAGCCCAAAGAAGAAAGAAAAAAGTTAAAAGCGGAAAGAAAAGGACTGAAAGAACCTTTCATGTTGAGGTGGTTTGGGATTTTACCTTATTTAATTTTATTCAGTTTTAAGCGTAGAAAACTAAAAAAATAG
- the comGG gene encoding competence type IV pilus minor pilin ComGG codes for MIKNNKGFIYPLSLCVYILFIHFLFILYGIYVNKKGIDAGVKNSNIQEYYFLSSLKEIEHELSTNEHPDLSGTKNFSHGNVFYTMEKNSRMTVKIDYQLKMQGAIKPIYAISYFDIEQNKMTKWVE; via the coding sequence TTGATCAAGAACAATAAAGGATTTATTTACCCATTATCTTTATGTGTATATATTCTTTTTATCCATTTTTTATTTATACTGTATGGAATTTATGTGAATAAGAAGGGGATAGATGCAGGAGTGAAAAATAGCAATATTCAAGAATATTATTTTCTATCTTCCTTAAAAGAAATTGAGCACGAACTCTCTACAAATGAACATCCTGACCTTTCAGGTACAAAGAATTTTTCACATGGTAATGTCTTTTATACAATGGAAAAAAATTCACGTATGACTGTTAAAATCGATTATCAATTAAAGATGCAAGGGGCGATAAAGCCGATTTATGCGATAAGTTACTTTGATATAGAGCAGAATAAAATGACGAAATGGGTTGAATGA
- the comGF gene encoding competence type IV pilus minor pilin ComGF, with the protein MIKRILLNNKGYVLAEMLLSFFIFTIILTLLLTPLRLMLDKHFSEKELQEMEWEVFILELKKETKMSQGISVSNNKLVLYVDGRVVTYEKYGSSIRRRVDSTGHEVALQAINKVEFIMQKNGFRVKVVDRFGREKESSIRSYLTFLE; encoded by the coding sequence ATGATTAAACGAATACTTCTTAATAATAAGGGCTATGTTTTGGCAGAAATGCTTCTTTCTTTTTTTATTTTCACGATTATACTTACTCTCCTGTTAACTCCTTTGCGACTTATGCTTGACAAGCACTTTTCGGAAAAAGAATTACAAGAAATGGAGTGGGAAGTGTTCATTCTTGAATTAAAAAAAGAAACAAAAATGTCACAAGGGATTTCTGTTTCAAACAATAAATTGGTGCTCTATGTGGATGGAAGGGTTGTTACTTATGAAAAATATGGCAGCAGCATTAGAAGGCGAGTAGATTCAACAGGGCATGAGGTAGCATTACAAGCTATTAACAAAGTAGAGTTTATTATGCAGAAGAACGGATTTCGAGTTAAGGTAGTAGACCGATTTGGTAGGGAAAAAGAGTCTAGTATAAGATCTTATCTTACATTTTTGGAGTGA
- the comGD gene encoding competence type IV pilus minor pilin ComGD, producing the protein MINNQRGFTLMEMFVAMSLLVVLSSLSIFLVTSQQTSLNETHFLTQLEGDLYYAQAYALENQMPIQVRIYPTLHYYYMRADANTGNIVERYYADDIIFSTNATLSFNINSNGNFSKFGTYEFRIGKQPYKLTVLIGKGRFYATKL; encoded by the coding sequence ATGATAAATAATCAAAGAGGTTTTACGTTAATGGAAATGTTTGTTGCCATGTCTTTACTAGTTGTTCTTTCCTCTCTATCCATATTCCTTGTTACTTCCCAACAAACTTCTCTTAATGAAACTCACTTCTTAACCCAATTGGAAGGTGATCTTTATTATGCTCAAGCGTATGCGCTAGAAAATCAAATGCCCATTCAAGTGAGGATATATCCAACTTTACATTATTACTACATGCGTGCTGATGCTAATACTGGGAATATTGTGGAACGTTATTATGCAGATGATATTATTTTTTCTACTAACGCGACACTTTCCTTTAACATTAATTCAAATGGTAATTTTTCGAAATTTGGCACTTATGAATTTAGAATTGGTAAACAACCCTATAAATTAACCGTTTTAATAGGGAAAGGACGATTTTATGCGACTAAATTGTAA
- the comGC gene encoding competence type IV pilus major pilin ComGC, which translates to MKNEQGFTLIEMMIVLVVISILLIITIPNITKHNSKINNTGCEALTKMVQAEVQSYYIEHKAYPENLAKLEEENYITADQKKCPNGKALIIKNGVITTSGSDSP; encoded by the coding sequence ATGAAGAATGAGCAAGGATTTACCCTAATTGAAATGATGATTGTTTTGGTAGTTATTTCCATATTATTGATTATCACCATTCCCAATATAACCAAGCATAATTCCAAAATCAATAATACTGGGTGTGAAGCATTAACAAAGATGGTACAAGCAGAGGTTCAATCTTACTATATAGAGCATAAAGCGTATCCAGAGAATCTTGCTAAACTGGAAGAAGAAAATTATATAACAGCAGACCAAAAAAAATGTCCCAATGGCAAGGCGTTAATTATTAAAAATGGAGTAATTACTACCTCGGGATCAGACAGTCCATGA